The window atttccgacccattgcgcaccttgtcacagtgattcataagcgcattgtaatatgcggAATATGTCTACTTgattaataaactatctttatctttataaatTGGCACTCATATCCCTAGTGAATTCCCCATTTCActaaataatatgtacctatctatatatatatattttaactgcagtaaatatgtatctatatatattttaacaagatatttattttattttatctaaaataaacaaagtcCATGGGCAACTTCGCCAGGGTTTTCATGAAGTATTGGTCTCTGCAGCTGTATGCCGCCACACACGGTCCGTCAGGATACGCACGTACCGTTTCATGCCTGAAAACAAATACGTGTTGTAAATTTTCTAAACTCCGTACAAAACTCTTCATGGGGAGTACTTATGGAAGGGGTTcctttgtttcccaaaaagttttaagccataatgtacctattgtttgtcataatactgaaaccgttaacaggATTtccgtaaggttatcctatagataggttaggtttgttttatggcaatcctgaaaagtgacgcgtttcggaaccaaatgaattacgactaacgaaaatgcgggcaaacgatacattatgacttaaaactttttgggcaGCAATAGAGACCCCTTGGAATATCGGTCTCCCAAATTGATTAAATGCGTTTTTTTATACGACGATACCAATTCCAACTATCAAAATGGTATTTGTGACATATTCTGTCTGCCCCGACGCTAATAATTTCTGTAACAGCATTGGCCTCATTCAATTGTTTGATGAATGATGCCGATGAATGAATGTTAGTACTTGCAAACCCAGCGCCCCAGCAATGGTCGAGCCTCCTGCCTAGAGTCTTACTCCTCACTTTGTGGTCGTTGCTCGTCCAGTAAGTATACTCCTCGTAGAACATGCATGATTTGTAGTTCTATagttaagagtgacagagatagcacTAGCTTTAATAATTACTTGCAAACGCAGCCGCCCCAGCAGTGGTCGAGCCTCCTGGCTGGAGTCCTACTCCTCACTTTGTGGTCGTTACTCGTCCAGCAAGTGTACTCCTCGTAGAACATGCACGATTTGTAGTTCTGCAGTTAAGTGTGACAGAGATAGCACTAGCTTTAATAATTACTTGCAAACGCAGCCGCCCCAGCAGTGGTCAAGCCTCCTGGCTGGTGTCCTACTCCTCACTTTGTGGTCGTTGCTCGTCCAGCAAGTGTACTCCTTGTAGAACATGCACGATTTGTAGTTCTGCAGTTAAGTGTGACAGAGATAGCACTAGCTTTAATAATTACTTGCAAACGCAGCCGCCCCAGCAGTGGTCGAGCCTCCTGGCTGGAGTCCTACTCCTCACTTTGTGGTCGTTACTCGTCCAGCAAGTGTACTCCTCGTAGAACATGCACGATTTGTAGTTCTGCAGTTAAGTGTGACAGAGATAGCACTAGCTTTAATAATTACTTGCAAACGCAGCCGCCCCAGCAGTGGTCGAGCCTCCTGGCTGGTGTTCTACTCCTCACTTTGTGGTCGTTGCTTGTCCAGCAAGTGTACTCCTCGTAGAACATGCACGATTTGTAGTTCTCGCCGTACGGGCAATCATGTGCTGAAATTATTTCAAGGGGTATATGGGGTaggtatatttcatttatagagtactgggtgattttggggtcgtGTCAAAAATCACCTAATATGACTTCTAagaataattatagtatgtttTAATCCCATTCACGTAAAAGCTTAAAGGTAGGCACTTACTTAACATGACGCCTGAGGCACACCCCACAAGTAAAGAAATAAACCACATCTTTACCAGAAATAATTTTAGGCTTACACTACAGCACCATAAAATTTCTATTCTAAACTCAAAAGCATTGAAAACGGATCTCTCATGGCAAAGTCGGTTTTCATTGATCCCGAGTGTAGGAAACTCAGGCGTCACATAGACTTTCttcaaaatttgatttgtattatGCATAAGTTACGAATCTCACAAGTAGGTAGTAGTCTAGTAGTCAAATATACTGCtagttactaattttgaaaacaaCGGATACAACACGGCAATCAATCGACAATCATAAACTTCGATTCAAAGCAATTATGCAATTAGAATTCAATTAAgtagtaaaaaccattttggcTGATTAGTTCTGGTCTGGTGTTCACGCTCGGTGGATCTTTCTCTCGCGGCCATTTGTTTTTCCTCGTATCTGTGGAAGTTTCTGGTTGATGACAGATCGTTAAATTCTTTAGTAGCTACgtgggtacagtcgccatcagacatatcggagcggccaaggtgttcagaatatctgaacacgcactctaacggcctggcaatagaggcgtgttcagatatttggggTCGCCAGACTGTACTTCGATGACAGGTCG of the Cydia amplana chromosome 14, ilCydAmpl1.1, whole genome shotgun sequence genome contains:
- the LOC134653785 gene encoding uncharacterized protein LOC134653785, encoding MWFISLLVGCASGVMLTHDCPYGENYKSCMFYEEYTCWTSNDHKVRSRTPARRLDHCWGGCVCKHETVRAYPDGPCVAAYSCRDQYFMKTLAKLPMDFVYFR